From Piliocolobus tephrosceles isolate RC106 chromosome 16, ASM277652v3, whole genome shotgun sequence, the proteins below share one genomic window:
- the LOC111537357 gene encoding tubulin gamma-2 chain isoform X2: protein MPREIITLQLGQCGNQIGFEFWKQLCAEHGISPEGIVEEFATEGTDRKDVFFYQADDEHYIPRAVLLDLEPRVIHSILNSPYAKLYNPENIYLSEHGGGAGNNWASGFSQGEKIHEDIFDIIDREADGSDSLEGFVLCHSIAGGTGSGLGSYLLERLNDRYPKKLVQTYSVFPYQDEMSDVVVQPYNSLLTLKRLTQNADCVVVLDNTALNRIATDRLHIQNPSFSQINQLVSTIMSASTTTLRYPGYMNNDLIGLIASLIPTPRLHFLMTGYTPLTTDQSVASVRKTTVLDVMRRLLQPKNVMVSTGRDRQTNHCYIAILNIIQGEVDPTQVHKSLQRIRERKLANFIPWGPASIQVALSRKSPYLPSAHRVSGLMMANHTSISSLFESSCQQFDKLRKRDAFLEQFRKEDMFKDNFDEMDRSREVVQELIDEYHAATQPDYISWGTQEQ from the exons ATGCCCCGGGAGATCATCACCCTGCAGCTGGGCCAGTGCGGCAACCAGA TTGGGTTCGAGTTCTGGAAACAGCTGTGCGCTGAGCATGGTATCAGCCCCGAGGGCATCGTGGAGGAGTTCGCCACCGAAGGCACTGACCGCAAGGACGTCTTTTTCTACCAG GCAGACGATGAGCACTACATCCCCCGGGCCGTGCTGCTGGACCTGGAGCCCCGGGTGATCCACTCCATCCTCAACTCCCCCTATGCCAAGCTCTACAACCCAGAGAACATCTACCTGTCGGAGCATGGAGGAGGAGCTGGCAACAACTGGGCCAGTGGATTCTCCCAG GGTGAGAAAATTCATGAAGACATCTTTGATATCATAGACCGAGAAGCAGATGGAAGTGACAGTTTAGAG GGCTTCGTGCTGTGTCACTCCATCGCTGGGGGTACAGGTTCTGGCCTGGGCTCCTACCTCCTGGAGCGACTGAATGACAG GTACCCCAAGAAGCTGGTGCAGACTTATTCAGTGTTTCCCTACCAGGACGAGATGAGTGACGTGGTGGTTCAGCCGTACAATTCACTCCTGACACTCAAGAGGCTGACGCAGAATGCAGACTGTGTG GTGGTGCTGGACAACACAGCCCTGAACCGGATTGCCACAGACCGCCTGCACATCCAGAACCCGTCCTTCTCCCAGATCAACCAGCTG GTGTCCACCATCATGTCGGCCAGCACCACCACCCTGCGCTACCCCGGCTACATGAACAATGACCTCATCGGCCTCATCGCCTCGCTCATTCCCACCCCACGGCTCCACTTCCTCATGACCGGCTACACCCCGCTCACTACGGATCAATCA GTGGCCAGCGTGAGGAAGACCACGGTCCTGGATGTCATGAGGCGGCTGCTACAGCCCAAGAACGTGATGGTGTCCACAGGCCGAGACCGCCAGACCAACCACTGCTACATCGCCATCCTCAACATCATCCAGGGAGAGGTGGACCCCACCCAG GTCCACAAGAGCCTGCAGAGGATCCGGGAACGGAAGTTGGCCAACTTCATCCCGTGGGGCCCCGCCAGCATCCAAGTGGCCCTGTCGAGGAAGTCTCCCTACCTGCCCTCGGCCCACCGGGTCAGTGGGCTCATGATGGCCAACCACACCAGCATCTCCTCG CTCTTTGAAAGTTCCTGCCAGCAGTTTGACAAGCTGCGGAAGCGGGATGCCTTCCTTGAGCAGTTCCGTAAGGAGGACATGTTCAAGGACAACTTTGATGAGATGGACAGGTCTAGGGAGGTTGTTCAGGAGCTCATTGATGAGTACCATGCAGCCACCCAGCCAGACTACATTTCCTGGGGCACCCAGGAGCAGTGA
- the LOC111537357 gene encoding tubulin gamma-2 chain isoform X3, with protein MPREIITLQLGQCGNQIGFEFWKQLCAEHGISPEGIVEEFATEGTDRKDVFFYQADDEHYIPRAVLLDLEPRVIHSILNSPYAKLYNPENIYLSEHGGGAGNNWASGFSQGEKIHEDIFDIIDREADGSDSLELQNSSRVIKGFVLCHSIAGGTGSGLGSYLLERLNDRYPKKLVQTYSVFPYQDEMSDVVVQPYNSLLTLKRLTQNADCVVVLDNTALNRIATDRLHIQNPSFSQINQLVSTIMSASTTTLRYPGYMNNDLIGLIASLIPTPRLHFLMTGYTPLTTDQSVASVRKTTVLDVMRRLLQPKNVMVSTGRDRQTNHCYIAILNIIQGEVDPTQVHKSLQRIRERKLANFIPWGPASIQVALSRKSPYLPSAHRVSGLMMANHTSISSLFESSCQQFDKLRKRDAFLEQFRKEDMFKDNFDEMDRSREVVQELIDEYHAATQPDYISWGTQEQ; from the exons ATGCCCCGGGAGATCATCACCCTGCAGCTGGGCCAGTGCGGCAACCAGA TTGGGTTCGAGTTCTGGAAACAGCTGTGCGCTGAGCATGGTATCAGCCCCGAGGGCATCGTGGAGGAGTTCGCCACCGAAGGCACTGACCGCAAGGACGTCTTTTTCTACCAG GCAGACGATGAGCACTACATCCCCCGGGCCGTGCTGCTGGACCTGGAGCCCCGGGTGATCCACTCCATCCTCAACTCCCCCTATGCCAAGCTCTACAACCCAGAGAACATCTACCTGTCGGAGCATGGAGGAGGAGCTGGCAACAACTGGGCCAGTGGATTCTCCCAG GGTGAGAAAATTCATGAAGACATCTTTGATATCATAGACCGAGAAGCAGATGGAAGTGACAGTTTAGAG CTCCAGAACAGCTCCAGAGTGATAAAG GGCTTCGTGCTGTGTCACTCCATCGCTGGGGGTACAGGTTCTGGCCTGGGCTCCTACCTCCTGGAGCGACTGAATGACAG GTACCCCAAGAAGCTGGTGCAGACTTATTCAGTGTTTCCCTACCAGGACGAGATGAGTGACGTGGTGGTTCAGCCGTACAATTCACTCCTGACACTCAAGAGGCTGACGCAGAATGCAGACTGTGTG GTGGTGCTGGACAACACAGCCCTGAACCGGATTGCCACAGACCGCCTGCACATCCAGAACCCGTCCTTCTCCCAGATCAACCAGCTG GTGTCCACCATCATGTCGGCCAGCACCACCACCCTGCGCTACCCCGGCTACATGAACAATGACCTCATCGGCCTCATCGCCTCGCTCATTCCCACCCCACGGCTCCACTTCCTCATGACCGGCTACACCCCGCTCACTACGGATCAATCA GTGGCCAGCGTGAGGAAGACCACGGTCCTGGATGTCATGAGGCGGCTGCTACAGCCCAAGAACGTGATGGTGTCCACAGGCCGAGACCGCCAGACCAACCACTGCTACATCGCCATCCTCAACATCATCCAGGGAGAGGTGGACCCCACCCAG GTCCACAAGAGCCTGCAGAGGATCCGGGAACGGAAGTTGGCCAACTTCATCCCGTGGGGCCCCGCCAGCATCCAAGTGGCCCTGTCGAGGAAGTCTCCCTACCTGCCCTCGGCCCACCGGGTCAGTGGGCTCATGATGGCCAACCACACCAGCATCTCCTCG CTCTTTGAAAGTTCCTGCCAGCAGTTTGACAAGCTGCGGAAGCGGGATGCCTTCCTTGAGCAGTTCCGTAAGGAGGACATGTTCAAGGACAACTTTGATGAGATGGACAGGTCTAGGGAGGTTGTTCAGGAGCTCATTGATGAGTACCATGCAGCCACCCAGCCAGACTACATTTCCTGGGGCACCCAGGAGCAGTGA
- the LOC111537357 gene encoding tubulin gamma-2 chain isoform X1 — protein MPREIITLQLGQCGNQIGFEFWKQLCAEHGISPEGIVEEFATEGTDRKDVFFYQADDEHYIPRAVLLDLEPRVIHSILNSPYAKLYNPENIYLSEHGGGAGNNWASGFSQGEKIHEDIFDIIDREADGSDSLEGFVLCHSIAGGTGSGLGSYLLERLNDRYPKKLVQTYSVFPYQDEMSDVVVQPYNSLLTLKRLTQNADCVVVLDNTALNRIATDRLHIQNPSFSQINQLVSTIMSASTTTLRYPGYMNNDLIGLIASLIPTPRLHFLMTGYTPLTTDQSVASVRKTTVLDVMRRLLQPKNVMVSTGRDRQTNHCYIAILNIIQGEVDPTQVHKSLQRIRERKLANFIPWGPASIQVALSRKSPYLPSAHRVSGLMMANHTSISSLFESSCQQFDKLRKRDAFLEQFRKEDMFKDNFDEMDRSREVVQELIDEYHAATQPDYISWGTQEQ, from the exons TTGGGTTCGAGTTCTGGAAACAGCTGTGCGCTGAGCATGGTATCAGCCCCGAGGGCATCGTGGAGGAGTTCGCCACCGAAGGCACTGACCGCAAGGACGTCTTTTTCTACCAG GCAGACGATGAGCACTACATCCCCCGGGCCGTGCTGCTGGACCTGGAGCCCCGGGTGATCCACTCCATCCTCAACTCCCCCTATGCCAAGCTCTACAACCCAGAGAACATCTACCTGTCGGAGCATGGAGGAGGAGCTGGCAACAACTGGGCCAGTGGATTCTCCCAG GGTGAGAAAATTCATGAAGACATCTTTGATATCATAGACCGAGAAGCAGATGGAAGTGACAGTTTAGAG GGCTTCGTGCTGTGTCACTCCATCGCTGGGGGTACAGGTTCTGGCCTGGGCTCCTACCTCCTGGAGCGACTGAATGACAG GTACCCCAAGAAGCTGGTGCAGACTTATTCAGTGTTTCCCTACCAGGACGAGATGAGTGACGTGGTGGTTCAGCCGTACAATTCACTCCTGACACTCAAGAGGCTGACGCAGAATGCAGACTGTGTG GTGGTGCTGGACAACACAGCCCTGAACCGGATTGCCACAGACCGCCTGCACATCCAGAACCCGTCCTTCTCCCAGATCAACCAGCTG GTGTCCACCATCATGTCGGCCAGCACCACCACCCTGCGCTACCCCGGCTACATGAACAATGACCTCATCGGCCTCATCGCCTCGCTCATTCCCACCCCACGGCTCCACTTCCTCATGACCGGCTACACCCCGCTCACTACGGATCAATCA GTGGCCAGCGTGAGGAAGACCACGGTCCTGGATGTCATGAGGCGGCTGCTACAGCCCAAGAACGTGATGGTGTCCACAGGCCGAGACCGCCAGACCAACCACTGCTACATCGCCATCCTCAACATCATCCAGGGAGAGGTGGACCCCACCCAG GTCCACAAGAGCCTGCAGAGGATCCGGGAACGGAAGTTGGCCAACTTCATCCCGTGGGGCCCCGCCAGCATCCAAGTGGCCCTGTCGAGGAAGTCTCCCTACCTGCCCTCGGCCCACCGGGTCAGTGGGCTCATGATGGCCAACCACACCAGCATCTCCTCG CTCTTTGAAAGTTCCTGCCAGCAGTTTGACAAGCTGCGGAAGCGGGATGCCTTCCTTGAGCAGTTCCGTAAGGAGGACATGTTCAAGGACAACTTTGATGAGATGGACAGGTCTAGGGAGGTTGTTCAGGAGCTCATTGATGAGTACCATGCAGCCACCCAGCCAGACTACATTTCCTGGGGCACCCAGGAGCAGTGA